TGCGCTTGCCGTTGACATCGAGGAACATGTCGAGGCTCTGCGGGTCGGCGATCTCGTCCGGCGTCACGATCCAGGGACCGAGCGGCCCGAAAGTGGGCGCGCTCTTGCCCTTGATCCACTGGCCGCCGCGTTCTGCCTGGTATTCGCGCTCCGACACGTCGTTGCAGACCGCGTAACCGAAGACATGCTTCAGAGCGTCCTTCTCCTCGACATAATCGCATTCCTTGCCGATCACGATCGCGAGTTCGACCTCCCAGTCGGACTTCACCGAGCCTTTCGGCAGCATCACGTCGTCGTTCGGGCCGGACAGGCAGCTCGGTGCCTTTGAGAACACGATGGGTTCCTTCGGGATCGGCGCCCCGGTTTCCGCCGCATGGTCGGCATAGTTGAGACCGATCGCGATGAAATGGCCGATCCGCGACACCGGAGAACCGATCCGCACGCCCTTGGGTGCGGCGGGCAGGGTGGTCGGATCGATGTTCGCAAGGATCGACAGCAGGTCGAGCGAAACCGTCGCTGGCGAATAGTCCGCGACGACTGAAGATGCGTCCCTGATGACGCCGTCCTTGTCGAGAATGCCGGGCTTCTCCAGGCCCAAATCGCCGAAACGCAGCAACTTCATGTGTTTCCCCTCCCGAATTCAGATGTCAGGCGAACGAGTGCGACAATGCCGGTTCAAAATGCGCTGGGGTAGAGACCGCCGTCAATGCGCAGGTTTTGCCCGGTTATGTAGCCAGCATGCGCCGAGCAGAGGAAGGCGCAGGCCTTGCCGAACTCCTCGGGCGTGCCGAGACGGCCGGCCGGGATCTGCTTGTCCTGCTGCGCTGCATAGTCCTCAAGCGACATACCGGCCTTTTCCGCGCCAAACTTCGTCGTCACGCGGATGCGATCGGTGTCGAGCTTGCCGGGCAGCATGTTGTTGATCGTGACGTTGCGGTTGGCGACGGTCTTGGCGATGCCGGACATGAAAGAGGTGAGGCCGGCACGCGCGCCGGACGAGAGGTCGAGCCCGGGGATTGACGTGTAGACCGAAAGCGAGGTGATGTTGATGATGCGCCCGAAGCCGCGTTCCATCATGCCGTCGATCACGCCCTGCATCAGCTCGATCGGCGTCACCATGTTCTGCGTCACGCCGTCGAGAATCGCCTTCCGGTCGAGTTGGCGGAAATTGCGAGGCGGTGGACCGCCATTGTTGTTCACCAGGATGTCCGGGTCGGGGCAGGCGGCGAGCAGCGTCTTCTGCACCTCCGGCAGCGACACGTCGCCCTCGATCTCAGTCACGCGGACGCCGTAGGTGTCGCGGATATCCTGCGCCGCCGCGGCCAGAACCGCAGGGTCGCGGCCGTTCAGCACGAGCTCGACGCCCGCCTCCGCGAGCGCATCGGCGCAACCGCGCCCGAGCCCTCGGCTCGACGCGCAGATGATTGCCTTTCGGCCCTTGATCCCCAAATCCATGTCGCGACCTCCTTCAAATCGGCGACAGAGGTATCCGCAGCCGCGCCAAACCACAACCGTCACACGTCTGTGATATGAATCGTGTCAGGGCATTGCGCGAAGGAAAGTCTGGTAATCGCAATGTCCGACGTCGAAACCCGAAGCTTTCGCACCCTGTTCATCTCCGACATCCATCTCGGGTCGAAGCCGGCCAAGGCGGAGTTTCTCATCGACTTCCTGCGCCAGCATCATGCCGAGACGATCTATCTGGTCGGCGACATTGTCGACGGCTGGCGTCTGCGGCGGTCTTGGCACTGGCCACAATCCCACAACGACGTCGTGCAGAAGCTGCTGCGTCAGGCGCGGAAGGGCGTGAAGGTGATCTATATCGCCGGCAATCACGACGAGTTCCTGCGCTCCTTCCAGGGCGAACACTTCGGCGGTGTGGTCGTCGCTGATCGCGCAATCCACGAGGGCTGCGACGGCCGGCGCTATCTGGTCATCCACGGCGACCAGTTCGACGGCATCGTCCACAACATTCGCTGGCTCGCCTATCTCGGCGACAAGGCCTACGACACAGCGATCGTGGTCAATCGCGTCGTCGCCTTCATCCGCCACAGGTTCGGGCTGTCCTACTGGTCGTTCTCGTCCTGGGCGAAGGTCAAGGTAAAGCGCGCGGTAAACTTCATCAGCGCCTTCCAGGACATCGTCGCTGAAGAGGCGCGGCGTCATGAGGTCGACGGCATCATCTGCGGCCACATCCATCACGCCGCGATCGAGACCATCAACGGCGTGCGCTACATCAACACCGGCGATTGGGTGGAAAGCTGCACAGCGGTGGCCGAGCATTTCGACGGACGCTTCGAAATCCTCACCTGGGCCAAGGTCACGCCTGAGCGCCAGGAGGATGACGGCAAGATCGCGGTGCTGAGGCCGGCCGCCGCTGCCTGACCGGCGGCTGGAGCAAAGCTCGTCCACTGCTGGCGCGCCCTCACGTGTAGGCGCGGCGGGGAGGACATGTTACGGCGCATGGGACAGTCACTCGGACTCCTTCCCGAATGCTCCCGCCTCTTTCCAAAGAACAGCAGATCAAGCCGCATCGTTTCGAGCTGCGGATGTCCCTTCTTTACGCCTGCCTCTTCCTGCCGAATGGCATCCATCTGCCGTATTTTCCACTCTGGCTCGAGTATCACCGGTTCACGCCGTCCGAAATCGCCTCGATCATCGCCATTCCGTATTTCGTCCGCATCTTTGCCGGGCCGGTGGTTTCAGCCTGGGCCGACCGCGCGCGTGATCGCGTACCCGTCCTGCTTGCCTGCGCGATCCTCTCCCTGGCCGCTTGCGCCGGTTATCTGCTGCCGGCCACCTATCTGGTCGTGCTGGCCGTTTCGATCGTTCTGGCCATTGCCTGGGCTCCCCAGACGCCTTTGTCGGATTCCATCGCCCTGTCGGGAGTTCGCCGCTATGGCGTCAACTATGCGTCCATGCGGGTCTGGGGGTCGATCTCTTTCCTGATCATCAACATTGTCGGCGGCTACATCCTCGCAGCTGCGGGGGCTGGCGTCGTCCCGTTGCTGATGCTGGCTGGGTTCGTCACGATAGTGGCCGCCACCTTCATTGTCCCGCGTCTCGGCAAGCCGCGTCTCGCTGCCCCGACCCCGGCGCAGACAATCCCGCAAGCCTCCTTCGCGCTGCGCCAACCGTATTTCGTCCTGATCATCGCCGCTTGGGCCTTGGCGCAGTCGAGCCATGCCTTCGCATATGCCTTTTCATCGATCTATTGGAAGACGCTCGGCATCGACGACGGCACGATCGGGCTCTTCTGGGCATTTTCGGTTCTGGCCGAGGTGATCATGTTCTTCCTGTGCGACCGGCTCTTTCCGCGTGCGCGTCCAGGTGTGCTGCTCGCAGTCGGAACTGGGCTCGGCGTTCTGCGCTGGATACTCTTTCCTCTGATCTGGCCGGCGGGCCTGGGCGTGGCTGGCTTCTACGCGGTGCAGGGCATGCACGCCTTCTCGTTCTCGCTCGCCTTCCTCGGTGGACAGAAGATGTTTTCCGAGACGGTTCCGGAGGAGCGGATGGGGGCAGCACAAGGCGTTGCATTTTTCCTGATCATGGGCACGC
The Mesorhizobium australicum genome window above contains:
- a CDS encoding UDP-2,3-diacylglucosamine diphosphatase — its product is MSDVETRSFRTLFISDIHLGSKPAKAEFLIDFLRQHHAETIYLVGDIVDGWRLRRSWHWPQSHNDVVQKLLRQARKGVKVIYIAGNHDEFLRSFQGEHFGGVVVADRAIHEGCDGRRYLVIHGDQFDGIVHNIRWLAYLGDKAYDTAIVVNRVVAFIRHRFGLSYWSFSSWAKVKVKRAVNFISAFQDIVAEEARRHEVDGIICGHIHHAAIETINGVRYINTGDWVESCTAVAEHFDGRFEILTWAKVTPERQEDDGKIAVLRPAAAA
- a CDS encoding fumarylacetoacetate hydrolase family protein; this encodes MKLLRFGDLGLEKPGILDKDGVIRDASSVVADYSPATVSLDLLSILANIDPTTLPAAPKGVRIGSPVSRIGHFIAIGLNYADHAAETGAPIPKEPIVFSKAPSCLSGPNDDVMLPKGSVKSDWEVELAIVIGKECDYVEEKDALKHVFGYAVCNDVSEREYQAERGGQWIKGKSAPTFGPLGPWIVTPDEIADPQSLDMFLDVNGKRMQTGNTSTMIFTVRQIVSYLSQFMILEPGDVITTGTPPGVGLGMKPPVFLKDGDEMRLGIAGLGEQRQKVVAR
- a CDS encoding SDR family oxidoreductase; the encoded protein is MDLGIKGRKAIICASSRGLGRGCADALAEAGVELVLNGRDPAVLAAAAQDIRDTYGVRVTEIEGDVSLPEVQKTLLAACPDPDILVNNNGGPPPRNFRQLDRKAILDGVTQNMVTPIELMQGVIDGMMERGFGRIINITSLSVYTSIPGLDLSSGARAGLTSFMSGIAKTVANRNVTINNMLPGKLDTDRIRVTTKFGAEKAGMSLEDYAAQQDKQIPAGRLGTPEEFGKACAFLCSAHAGYITGQNLRIDGGLYPSAF
- a CDS encoding MFS transporter; protein product: MSLLYACLFLPNGIHLPYFPLWLEYHRFTPSEIASIIAIPYFVRIFAGPVVSAWADRARDRVPVLLACAILSLAACAGYLLPATYLVVLAVSIVLAIAWAPQTPLSDSIALSGVRRYGVNYASMRVWGSISFLIINIVGGYILAAAGAGVVPLLMLAGFVTIVAATFIVPRLGKPRLAAPTPAQTIPQASFALRQPYFVLIIAAWALAQSSHAFAYAFSSIYWKTLGIDDGTIGLFWAFSVLAEVIMFFLCDRLFPRARPGVLLAVGTGLGVLRWILFPLIWPAGLGVAGFYAVQGMHAFSFSLAFLGGQKMFSETVPEERMGAAQGVAFFLIMGTLALFTLASGPLYEAFGVDGFYAMALVSGIGAILALRALAYPQSARSGG